A single window of Candidatus Flexicrinis affinis DNA harbors:
- a CDS encoding PDZ domain-containing protein, which yields MFRRLLAAIVLAVLVFAPIHAQNDRNPGVEHISGSASYTFPYFRLFLPDPYIVLYDAYGIITKDIDFMPSEDSQIIGAITTNPFQSPFRYELSMPYSGRGKSIDLDNDGTDDTGVQVFVVAVTSNTWDTPFLEQRDDYVTGILNSAIISSDIDSFLEFERGSLMVYAEDGEQAFPSGRGDDGVLFTSDDPSMPVEAGWSLIDITAEPFSITRETTVSLELVEAEEAELTDFSAMSYTDAFNAMIDHLALEYAFTDYKGIDWEAKRSEFLPRVEEAQRNRSSLAFRRALRDLAWSIPDGHVSGPSVAEDFQRDASGGLGFVLRELDDGSVIVTYLSPGGSAQTAGIGVGDRVLSIDGEPIGEALAAVVPYTGSFSTPHTLRLEQLRFVHRRPIGTPVKVTIQRADGTELTTSLTTALDTDSFFAAALNGPLEGTELPVEFRVDPSTGFGIVSIYSFSDDLPLTVSLWERALLQARFNELPGLIIDIRRNGGGSGFLGDQLPAYFFDEPVVIGNTAQFSVSRQDFVINPLLEDRFLLPPQERRYEGPVAVLISPDCASACESFAWAMSLEGRAAIVGHYPTAGLGGSVVPIAMPDGATFNYTRSCAVDAEGNINIEGIGVRPTVRVPVTEESVLSNRDVLLEAAISYLAGNRPIPADAATGNLASGGTVEIGQPVTGEVAPGGRVQYQLVARGGQQLDIIVLGDGALARGLAIRLLLPGDNRPLDESYALSPGEPGAGFLGLQIPADIALIIEVEAVSPSTGGTFTLTVRESE from the coding sequence ATGTTCCGACGACTTTTAGCAGCAATCGTACTCGCCGTACTCGTTTTCGCGCCCATTCACGCGCAGAACGACCGGAACCCGGGGGTCGAACACATCAGTGGCTCGGCGTCCTATACCTTCCCGTATTTCCGCCTGTTCCTGCCCGATCCCTATATCGTGTTGTACGACGCGTACGGCATCATCACCAAAGACATCGACTTCATGCCCTCCGAAGATTCGCAGATCATCGGAGCCATTACCACCAATCCATTTCAATCGCCGTTTCGCTACGAACTGAGCATGCCCTATAGTGGGCGCGGCAAGTCGATCGATCTCGACAACGACGGCACCGACGACACCGGCGTGCAGGTATTTGTCGTCGCGGTTACCTCGAACACGTGGGATACGCCCTTTCTGGAGCAGCGTGACGACTACGTCACCGGCATCCTGAACAGCGCGATTATCAGCAGCGATATCGATAGCTTCCTCGAATTCGAGCGTGGTTCCTTGATGGTCTACGCAGAGGATGGCGAACAGGCCTTTCCATCGGGCCGCGGGGACGACGGCGTGTTGTTCACAAGCGACGACCCGAGCATGCCGGTCGAGGCCGGGTGGTCGCTAATCGACATCACCGCCGAGCCGTTCTCAATCACGCGCGAAACTACCGTATCGCTTGAGTTGGTGGAAGCCGAAGAGGCCGAGTTAACCGACTTCAGCGCCATGAGCTACACCGACGCGTTCAACGCAATGATCGACCATTTGGCGCTGGAATACGCGTTCACCGATTACAAGGGTATCGACTGGGAAGCGAAACGGTCGGAGTTTCTGCCGCGTGTCGAGGAAGCGCAGCGCAATCGCAGTTCGTTGGCATTTCGTCGTGCACTGCGCGATCTCGCGTGGAGCATTCCGGATGGGCATGTGTCTGGGCCGAGCGTTGCCGAGGATTTCCAGCGCGACGCCTCCGGCGGGCTTGGATTTGTGCTGCGCGAGCTAGACGACGGCTCGGTGATTGTGACCTATCTTTCGCCGGGTGGATCTGCGCAGACCGCTGGAATCGGCGTCGGTGATCGCGTCTTGTCGATTGACGGCGAACCCATCGGCGAGGCGCTCGCAGCGGTCGTGCCATACACCGGGTCGTTCAGCACGCCGCACACGCTGCGGCTCGAACAGCTTAGGTTCGTGCACCGTCGCCCGATCGGCACACCCGTCAAGGTCACGATTCAGCGTGCTGATGGCACCGAGCTTACGACGTCGCTCACCACGGCCCTCGACACTGACAGCTTCTTCGCCGCAGCGCTAAACGGCCCGCTCGAGGGCACGGAGCTGCCGGTCGAATTCCGCGTCGACCCGTCGACCGGATTCGGCATCGTCAGCATCTACAGCTTCAGCGACGACCTGCCGCTAACGGTCTCGCTGTGGGAGCGCGCCCTGCTGCAAGCGCGCTTCAACGAGCTGCCGGGGCTGATCATCGACATACGGCGAAACGGTGGTGGATCGGGCTTCTTGGGGGATCAGCTTCCCGCATACTTCTTCGATGAGCCTGTCGTGATCGGCAACACGGCACAGTTCAGTGTCAGTCGACAGGACTTCGTCATCAATCCGCTGCTCGAAGACCGGTTCCTGCTGCCGCCGCAAGAACGGCGATACGAAGGGCCGGTCGCGGTGCTCATTTCGCCCGACTGCGCCAGCGCGTGCGAATCGTTTGCGTGGGCGATGTCGCTTGAGGGGCGGGCCGCCATCGTGGGGCATTATCCCACAGCGGGCCTTGGCGGCAGCGTCGTTCCGATTGCGATGCCGGACGGCGCCACGTTCAACTACACCCGAAGCTGCGCAGTGGACGCCGAAGGCAACATCAACATCGAAGGGATCGGGGTACGTCCGACTGTGCGCGTTCCTGTGACCGAGGAGAGCGTGCTTTCCAACCGCGATGTGCTGCTTGAAGCCGCGATAAGCTACCTCGCCGGCAATCGTCCGATTCCCGCCGATGCGGCGACTGGCAACCTCGCGTCAGGCGGCACGGTTGAAATCGGCCAACCCGTTACGGGTGAGGTAGCGCCCGGCGGGCGGGTACAGTATCAGCTTGTCGCGCGAGGAGGCCAGCAGCTCGACATCATCGTGCTGGGCGACGGCGCGCTGGCACGCGGGTTGGCTATCCGCTTGCTGCTTCCGGGCGACAACCGGCCGCTTGACGAGAGTTATGCGCTCAGTCCCGGTGAGCCGGGGGCAGGATTTCTCGGGCTGCAGATCCCAGCCGACATCGCGCTCATCATCGAGGTCGAAGCAGTCAGCCCGAGTACCGGCGGGACGTTCACGCTGACAGTGCGGGAGTCCGAGTGA
- a CDS encoding DinB family protein yields MDKHEISRRLREIQQGLAATVSAMTDNAFVRHSGREWPAADYLKHLILSVKPFARALQLPKERLIAMFGRPERPSMSFDALRQTYQIQLGEGLRAEDVTSVNPVDYRYPEGMTSVKEALLVAWNEGNDRMLDALDELDEVELDTYQLPHPAVGMLTLREMLYFTIEHNELHWGDISRLAQSA; encoded by the coding sequence GTGGACAAGCATGAGATCTCACGTCGACTCCGAGAAATCCAGCAGGGTCTGGCCGCTACTGTTTCCGCGATGACGGACAACGCGTTTGTTCGGCATTCGGGGCGAGAATGGCCGGCCGCCGATTACCTTAAACACCTCATCTTATCCGTTAAGCCGTTCGCTCGCGCACTTCAGCTTCCTAAGGAACGCTTGATCGCGATGTTCGGCCGACCGGAGCGTCCGTCGATGTCATTTGACGCGCTGCGGCAAACCTATCAGATTCAACTCGGTGAAGGGCTGAGGGCAGAAGACGTTACCAGCGTGAATCCAGTCGACTATCGCTATCCTGAGGGCATGACCAGCGTGAAGGAGGCGCTCCTCGTCGCATGGAACGAGGGCAACGACCGCATGCTCGATGCACTTGACGAGCTTGACGAGGTCGAGCTTGACACATACCAACTGCCGCACCCTGCCGTAGGAATGCTCACTCTGCGTGAGATGCTGTACTTTACAATTGAGCACAACGAACTCCACTGGGGTGATATCTCTCGGCTCGCACAGTCGGCTTAA
- a CDS encoding GNAT family N-acetyltransferase translates to MQLRRRYAVRVRQAVEADARALAEVHVASWNDTYRGLIPDAVIDARTVERREIMWIRILSDLEQRVGVKTAEVDGWVVGFLHAGPSRSPALGFSHELYSIYVHPEYLGGGVGRMLMSTVGTLVVPLGMTSLLAWVLRENAPARRFYESLGGVAVSERVEEMDGAALVEVAYGYDDLQDLLARACR, encoded by the coding sequence GTGCAACTGCGCCGCCGGTACGCCGTAAGGGTCCGTCAAGCGGTTGAGGCGGACGCGCGCGCGCTTGCGGAGGTTCACGTCGCAAGTTGGAACGATACGTATCGCGGGCTGATCCCGGATGCGGTCATCGATGCGCGCACCGTGGAGCGCCGCGAGATCATGTGGATCAGGATTCTATCGGATCTCGAGCAGCGTGTTGGCGTGAAGACTGCCGAGGTGGATGGGTGGGTGGTCGGGTTTCTGCATGCCGGTCCGTCACGGTCGCCTGCGCTCGGCTTTTCACACGAGTTGTATTCAATCTACGTACATCCTGAGTATCTTGGCGGCGGGGTAGGCCGCATGTTGATGTCGACGGTCGGCACACTGGTCGTCCCGTTGGGGATGACTTCGCTTCTTGCGTGGGTCCTCCGCGAGAATGCGCCGGCGCGGCGCTTCTACGAGTCGCTCGGCGGCGTTGCGGTCTCCGAGCGGGTCGAGGAAATGGACGGCGCCGCGTTGGTCGAGGTCGCGTACGGTTACGACGACTTGCAAGACCTGCTTGCACGGGCGTGTCGCTAG
- a CDS encoding SH3 domain-containing protein, with protein sequence MRKSLVALVLVLWLAVSALLTAAQSNVRILVVNEAANVRITPAIGADVLGSVPGGYVFEIVNARSADGQWVRVDFNGDEGWVNLTPTVILQGDVNLLPVADPRTIPYGGFEAPRAGQSSQTSTLMAEVTNGVRIRSGPSQGYPTIGNMFAGTVVPIMGRTVSNNWVQVNYNGILGWSRSAFFRYLERPLTDAPIDGVVADAPPIISETGNEYFDVLKLFLSRLDLAQPSLDNIRGKWTDAALSGFAVCRDYPARPSDYIVPQPVLAQNYPQLFPIQQQFNEAMANLRQAIDLYIEICDFPGTNNPVGEGAASNALALVAVVDQGFANLRSRLNELIPGDLEVGPDECLLLFRNTGEILKILPIGTIKRQFFAPNDRAVGFCFDGTAGLIVQVQVLTISGNVSPIVAVSQFDNPTNFLGVGQSSTSSASGLTLLNPITLPADGRYLLLLYDEGSGAGAEPPQGEVAIVITAVVSGVTPLLVYDEATNTVSLSGGAAPGVLPTSTPFGTPPGFASSTFGGGQISCPSLAYTCNQFFTCQEAYACLAAGNLTLDPDGNGIPCNCAAGTP encoded by the coding sequence ATGCGTAAGTCGCTGGTGGCGTTGGTACTTGTGCTGTGGCTGGCTGTATCGGCGCTGCTGACGGCGGCTCAGTCCAATGTGCGCATACTTGTCGTCAACGAGGCAGCCAACGTGCGTATCACGCCGGCGATCGGCGCCGATGTGCTTGGCTCCGTGCCCGGGGGCTATGTGTTCGAGATTGTCAACGCGCGCAGCGCCGACGGGCAGTGGGTGCGCGTCGATTTCAACGGCGACGAAGGGTGGGTTAATCTCACGCCGACGGTCATCCTGCAGGGCGATGTGAACCTGCTGCCGGTGGCTGATCCGCGTACGATTCCATACGGCGGGTTTGAAGCGCCTCGTGCCGGCCAATCGAGCCAGACCAGCACGCTGATGGCCGAGGTGACCAACGGCGTTCGGATTCGTTCAGGCCCGAGCCAGGGCTATCCCACGATCGGCAATATGTTTGCCGGGACCGTCGTTCCGATTATGGGCCGCACCGTGAGCAATAATTGGGTTCAGGTCAATTACAACGGCATCCTCGGCTGGAGCCGTTCGGCGTTCTTCCGCTATCTGGAACGTCCGTTGACGGACGCGCCAATTGATGGTGTCGTGGCCGATGCGCCACCGATCATCAGCGAAACTGGCAACGAATACTTTGACGTCCTTAAGCTGTTCTTGTCGCGCCTCGACCTCGCGCAGCCTTCTTTGGACAACATCCGCGGCAAGTGGACCGACGCCGCACTCAGCGGTTTCGCCGTCTGTCGCGACTATCCGGCGCGGCCTAGCGACTACATCGTGCCGCAGCCTGTGCTGGCGCAGAACTACCCGCAGTTGTTCCCGATTCAGCAGCAGTTCAACGAAGCGATGGCGAACCTTCGGCAGGCAATCGACCTGTACATCGAAATATGCGACTTCCCGGGTACGAATAACCCGGTGGGCGAGGGCGCTGCGTCGAATGCATTGGCGCTGGTCGCGGTTGTCGATCAGGGATTCGCGAATCTGCGCTCCCGGCTGAACGAGCTGATCCCCGGCGATCTCGAGGTCGGCCCGGACGAGTGCTTGCTGCTTTTCCGCAACACCGGCGAAATCCTCAAGATTCTACCGATCGGCACGATCAAGCGGCAGTTCTTCGCCCCGAACGATCGCGCCGTCGGGTTCTGTTTCGACGGCACGGCTGGACTGATCGTTCAGGTGCAGGTGTTGACGATTAGCGGCAACGTCAGCCCGATTGTGGCGGTCAGCCAATTCGACAACCCCACGAACTTCCTCGGTGTCGGGCAGTCGTCGACGTCGTCGGCCTCCGGTCTGACTCTGCTGAACCCGATCACGCTTCCGGCCGATGGCCGCTATCTGCTGCTGCTGTACGACGAGGGATCGGGCGCGGGAGCAGAACCACCGCAGGGTGAGGTCGCGATCGTCATAACGGCGGTGGTCAGCGGCGTCACACCGCTGCTGGTTTACGACGAAGCGACCAACACGGTCTCGCTCAGCGGAGGTGCCGCGCCCGGCGTCTTGCCGACATCGACGCCGTTCGGTACGCCGCCCGGTTTCGCGTCGTCAACGTTCGGCGGAGGGCAGATTTCGTGCCCGTCGCTCGCTTACACCTGCAACCAGTTCTTCACGTGTCAGGAAGCGTATGCGTGCCTTGCTGCTGGCAACCTGACGCTTGACCCGGACGGAAACGGGATTCCGTGCAACTGCGCCGCCGGTACGCCGTAA
- a CDS encoding cytochrome c — translation MVPTALPAGDASSGEELFRSRIGNLPECSSCHSLDGSRGTGPTLLGYGEAAGARRSGVSAQAYTVASILEPGDVVTPGFSNIMPSNYGQHLSDQELADLVAYVLSQ, via the coding sequence GTGGTTCCTACCGCACTTCCCGCCGGCGACGCGTCGAGCGGGGAGGAACTGTTCCGTTCGCGTATCGGAAACCTGCCTGAGTGTTCGAGCTGTCACAGCCTTGACGGATCGCGCGGGACAGGCCCGACGCTGCTCGGATACGGAGAGGCCGCTGGCGCTCGCCGCAGCGGTGTGAGCGCGCAAGCTTACACCGTGGCCTCCATTCTCGAGCCCGGAGATGTCGTGACTCCCGGCTTCTCAAACATCATGCCTTCCAACTACGGTCAACACCTCAGCGACCAAGAACTGGCCGATCTTGTGGCATATGTCCTGAGTCAGTGA
- a CDS encoding 3'-5' exonuclease, with product MSAYRQAIDRKVAAHEAHLLLQNDFLILDTETTGIDRAARIVQIAVVDASGQPAIDTLINPGMRIPADATRIHGITNAMVKEAPSMADLLPSLESLWSTRPTYIYNAEFDVRMLLQHIGRRPGMMRSTCVMKLYARFVGQTGSYGDYKWHKLTDACTQLRIPKIDAPAHSALGDCLRTLAVLRAMSEWYVRNSA from the coding sequence ATGTCGGCATATCGTCAGGCGATCGACCGCAAGGTCGCGGCACACGAAGCACACTTACTGCTGCAGAACGACTTCCTGATCCTCGATACGGAAACCACTGGGATCGACCGTGCCGCGCGCATCGTCCAGATCGCCGTCGTCGACGCATCCGGTCAGCCGGCAATCGACACGCTGATCAATCCGGGCATGCGCATTCCCGCCGACGCCACGCGAATTCACGGCATTACCAACGCCATGGTGAAGGAAGCGCCTTCCATGGCTGACCTGCTGCCGTCCCTTGAGTCGCTTTGGAGCACCCGCCCAACCTATATATACAATGCGGAGTTCGACGTACGGATGCTGCTGCAGCACATCGGACGGCGGCCCGGCATGATGCGCTCGACGTGTGTCATGAAGCTGTACGCGCGCTTTGTCGGTCAAACCGGCAGCTACGGCGACTACAAGTGGCACAAGCTGACGGATGCGTGCACGCAGCTCAGAATACCGAAGATTGACGCGCCGGCACACAGCGCGCTGGGGGATTGTCTGCGCACGCTCGCGGTGCTGCGAGCGATGTCAGAGTGGTATGTCCGCAATTCGGCCTAA
- the malQ gene encoding 4-alpha-glucanotransferase, with product MTFPRSSGVLLHPTSLPGRYGIGDLGDYAFRFIDALEAAGQSYWQILPLGPTSYGDSPYQSLSTFAGNPNLISLDRLLQIGWLHPDDLRDMPVFPDDRVDYGPVITFHDQLLDVAFRRFSSSASDGYRDAFAAWTASQAKWLDDFALFVALKNRFGGRPWTEWDTPYALRETRALEAAWEQFAGEIEAVKFRQWLFFAQWEELKRYANAHGVSIVGDIPIFVAHDSADVWAHRDLFYLDSRGNPEVVAGVPPDYFSATGQRWGNPLYKWDVHKARGYQWWIDRVRAVLNMVDLVRIDHFRAFEDYWEIPATEATAVKGRWLKGPNTDLFDAIRAELGDELPIIAEDLGQITKAVEDLRDALGLPGMKIIQFAFSDPNNVFLPHNFTTENCIVYTGTHDNNTIVGWWRGEASAGEREYVMAYFNRDISDSPHWEMIRLSMGTIAHTAITPLQDILGLDQKARMNTPGVEAGNWTWRALESQYTNGDAFRTLAHFTKVYARWPGERVMSRG from the coding sequence ATGACTTTTCCACGCTCTAGCGGCGTGCTCCTGCATCCGACGTCACTTCCCGGTCGCTATGGCATCGGCGATCTTGGCGACTACGCTTTCCGGTTCATCGACGCGCTCGAAGCCGCCGGCCAGTCTTACTGGCAGATCCTTCCGCTCGGCCCGACCAGCTACGGCGACTCCCCGTATCAGTCGCTAAGCACCTTCGCCGGGAACCCGAACCTCATCAGCCTCGACCGACTCTTGCAGATCGGTTGGCTGCACCCGGACGACTTGCGCGACATGCCAGTTTTTCCTGACGACCGCGTCGACTACGGCCCGGTCATCACGTTTCACGACCAACTGCTCGATGTGGCGTTTCGTCGGTTTTCGTCCAGCGCTAGCGACGGCTATCGCGACGCGTTTGCCGCATGGACAGCGAGCCAGGCGAAGTGGCTCGACGACTTCGCGCTGTTCGTCGCGCTCAAGAATCGCTTCGGTGGACGACCGTGGACGGAGTGGGACACCCCTTATGCTCTCCGCGAGACTCGTGCGCTTGAGGCGGCATGGGAGCAGTTCGCTGGCGAGATCGAAGCAGTGAAGTTCCGCCAGTGGCTGTTCTTCGCGCAGTGGGAAGAACTCAAGCGTTACGCCAACGCTCACGGCGTGAGTATCGTCGGCGACATCCCGATCTTCGTCGCCCATGACAGCGCCGACGTTTGGGCGCATCGCGACCTGTTCTACCTCGATTCGCGCGGGAATCCGGAGGTCGTCGCGGGTGTCCCGCCCGACTATTTCAGCGCAACCGGCCAGCGTTGGGGCAACCCGCTTTACAAGTGGGACGTGCACAAAGCCCGCGGCTATCAGTGGTGGATCGACCGCGTCCGCGCCGTGCTCAACATGGTTGATCTGGTACGCATCGACCACTTCCGCGCATTCGAGGACTACTGGGAGATCCCAGCGACCGAAGCGACCGCCGTAAAAGGGCGCTGGCTGAAGGGGCCGAACACCGACCTGTTCGACGCCATCCGCGCCGAGTTGGGTGACGAACTTCCGATCATCGCCGAAGACCTCGGGCAAATCACGAAGGCCGTCGAGGACTTACGTGACGCGCTCGGCCTGCCCGGCATGAAGATCATCCAGTTTGCCTTCAGCGACCCGAACAACGTGTTTCTGCCGCACAACTTCACGACGGAGAACTGCATCGTCTACACCGGTACGCACGACAACAACACGATCGTCGGCTGGTGGCGCGGCGAGGCATCGGCCGGTGAGCGCGAGTACGTCATGGCGTACTTCAACCGGGACATCAGCGATTCGCCGCATTGGGAAATGATCAGGCTATCAATGGGCACAATCGCCCACACGGCGATCACGCCGCTGCAAGATATCCTCGGTCTCGATCAGAAGGCACGCATGAACACGCCCGGCGTCGAGGCGGGCAACTGGACATGGCGCGCGCTCGAAAGCCAGTACACGAACGGCGACGCATTCCGCACGTTGGCGCACTTCACCAAGGTCTACGCACGCTGGCCCGGCGAACGGGTCATGTCGCGCGGATAG